From a region of the Marinitoga hydrogenitolerans DSM 16785 genome:
- a CDS encoding carbohydrate ABC transporter permease: MKVSKYFLSPHAWRRTRESLTAYLYILPSMIILSIFVFWPIIYSFVLSFFKWDFKNQANPQFIGLDNYIQLFKLKHPVELTFNVAFLGTFFIVFFMAFLLNSLLDLKRISDKKVKNLIIINTLIGLISFVLWNFISYQLQWIIFLWLAFSYVVIAAMKKIEGTPDKLLLRLILFVGVYIVGTELIKIPEIVNYLSMAKEEADFLKAIWNTSYYVLLSMPITIFLSLIIALLFYQDVKGKVVFRTIYFIPFVTSVVAVSLVWQWIFNDNGLLNYILSFFGVEKILWLKDEKWTIPTIAIISIWKLVGYYSIIFLAGLQNIDKSYYEAAEVDGATTWQKFAYITWPLLSPTTFFILIVSMIGAFKVFSEIFILYSGLPGPYNNSGLTVVYYVFEKFYGEQRMGQASAAAYVLFGIILIFTFIQFVAGKKRVHYDS; encoded by the coding sequence ATGAAAGTATCTAAATACTTTCTTTCTCCACATGCATGGAGACGCACAAGAGAAAGTTTAACGGCGTATTTGTATATTTTACCATCTATGATTATATTATCGATTTTTGTTTTTTGGCCTATTATCTATTCATTTGTTTTAAGTTTTTTTAAATGGGATTTTAAAAATCAAGCTAATCCGCAGTTTATTGGTTTAGATAATTATATACAACTATTTAAGTTAAAACATCCTGTTGAATTAACTTTTAACGTTGCTTTTTTAGGAACATTTTTCATTGTCTTTTTTATGGCATTTTTATTGAACTCTTTACTTGATTTAAAAAGAATTTCTGATAAGAAGGTTAAAAATCTAATTATTATAAACACTTTAATTGGATTAATTTCTTTTGTTTTATGGAATTTTATTTCTTATCAATTACAATGGATTATTTTCTTATGGCTTGCTTTTTCATATGTTGTAATAGCTGCAATGAAAAAAATAGAAGGAACACCTGATAAATTACTTTTAAGATTAATACTTTTCGTTGGTGTTTATATTGTTGGAACCGAATTAATAAAAATACCTGAAATTGTGAATTATTTAAGTATGGCAAAAGAAGAAGCTGATTTTCTAAAAGCTATATGGAATACAAGTTATTATGTTTTATTATCGATGCCAATAACAATTTTCTTATCTTTAATTATAGCTCTTTTATTTTATCAAGATGTCAAAGGTAAAGTTGTATTTAGAACAATTTATTTTATTCCGTTTGTAACAAGTGTTGTTGCTGTTTCTTTAGTCTGGCAATGGATATTTAATGATAATGGTTTACTAAACTATATTTTATCATTTTTTGGTGTGGAAAAAATTTTGTGGTTAAAAGATGAAAAGTGGACAATTCCAACTATAGCGATTATATCTATTTGGAAATTGGTTGGTTATTATTCAATAATTTTCTTGGCCGGTCTTCAAAATATAGATAAAAGTTATTATGAAGCGGCAGAGGTTGATGGTGCAACAACATGGCAAAAATTTGCATATATCACATGGCCTTTATTATCTCCAACAACATTTTTCATTTTAATAGTTTCTATGATTGGGGCATTTAAGGTATTCTCTGAGATATTTATTCTTTATTCAGGACTCCCAGGTCCATATAATAATAGTGGTTTAACGGTTGTTTATTATGTTTTTGAAAAATTCTATGGTGAACAAAGAATGGGACAAGCAAGTGCTGCTGCATATGTATTATTTGGAATAATATTAATATTTACATTTATACAATTTGTAGCTGGCAAAAAACGCGTCCATTACGATTCTTAA